One window of Neptuniibacter halophilus genomic DNA carries:
- a CDS encoding F0F1 ATP synthase subunit delta — MAEVNTVARPYTKAAFEYALGKGNLDQWSATLALAAAAAEDEKVARVLGNPALTDAQKADLMISLCEEADEAGKNFLKLLADNKRLAILPEVSAQFAKLKAEQEKSLDIEVTTAFELQDEQQEKLAQALKTKLGREVVLTSQVDKSILGGAVVRTDDLVIDGSVRARLAKLAEAMNS, encoded by the coding sequence ATGGCTGAAGTCAACACTGTCGCTCGGCCTTATACCAAAGCTGCTTTTGAGTATGCTCTGGGTAAGGGAAACCTCGATCAGTGGTCTGCTACACTGGCTCTGGCTGCAGCTGCAGCAGAAGACGAGAAAGTAGCGCGTGTACTGGGTAACCCTGCACTGACAGACGCACAGAAAGCTGATCTGATGATCAGCCTCTGTGAAGAAGCTGATGAAGCGGGTAAGAATTTCCTCAAACTGCTGGCTGATAACAAACGTCTGGCGATTCTGCCAGAAGTCAGCGCACAGTTTGCAAAGCTGAAAGCAGAACAGGAGAAGTCACTGGATATCGAAGTGACGACTGCCTTTGAACTGCAGGATGAGCAGCAGGAAAAACTTGCTCAGGCACTGAAAACTAAACTGGGTCGCGAAGTGGTACTGACCTCTCAGGTGGACAAGTCCATCCTGGGTGGTGCTGTAGTACGCACTGACGACTTGGTGATCGACGGCTCCGTTCGCGCGCGACTCGCGAAGTTGGCCGAAGCGATGAATTCCTAG
- a CDS encoding ParB/RepB/Spo0J family partition protein, which produces MAKKRGLGKGLDALLSSVSDVEEKVSTQEAEGLEGYRLMPVDLIQRGRYQPRRDIEPQALEELANSIRAQGVMQPIVVRPIDSDRYEIIAGERRWRASQMADLTEIPAIVKDVPDEAAIAMALIENIQRENLNPIEEAISLQRLQDEFELTQQEVADAVGKSRSAVTNLLRLMNLTDEVKKMLEYGDLEMGHARAMLALEPEMQIAAAQEVAGKGLSVRQAEALVKKLQQGDTAEEKPKPEANPRLDELAGELSLRFSTKVAISENARGRGKITISYDDSEALNSILQQLK; this is translated from the coding sequence ATGGCTAAAAAGCGTGGACTGGGAAAAGGTCTGGATGCTCTGCTGTCTAGCGTCAGCGATGTTGAAGAGAAAGTATCAACACAGGAAGCGGAGGGGCTTGAAGGCTATCGTCTGATGCCGGTGGACCTGATTCAGCGTGGACGCTATCAGCCACGGCGGGATATAGAACCTCAGGCCCTCGAAGAGTTAGCCAACTCGATCCGGGCCCAGGGGGTTATGCAGCCTATCGTTGTCCGGCCGATCGATTCTGACCGGTATGAGATCATTGCCGGTGAACGCCGCTGGCGCGCATCGCAGATGGCGGATCTGACCGAGATCCCGGCGATCGTCAAAGATGTGCCGGATGAAGCGGCCATTGCCATGGCGCTGATCGAGAACATCCAGCGCGAGAATCTGAATCCGATCGAAGAAGCGATCTCACTGCAGCGTCTGCAGGATGAATTTGAACTGACTCAGCAGGAAGTGGCCGATGCGGTAGGCAAATCCCGTTCGGCAGTGACTAACCTGCTGCGTCTGATGAATCTGACCGACGAAGTGAAAAAAATGCTCGAGTACGGTGATCTGGAGATGGGTCATGCCCGGGCAATGCTGGCACTGGAACCTGAAATGCAGATTGCAGCGGCGCAGGAAGTCGCGGGTAAAGGGCTCTCGGTACGGCAGGCAGAAGCACTGGTTAAGAAACTGCAGCAAGGCGATACCGCAGAAGAAAAGCCTAAGCCGGAAGCCAACCCGAGACTGGATGAGTTGGCAGGTGAACTATCGTTGCGTTTTTCGACTAAGGTCGCAATCAGTGAAAATGCCCGGGGGCGGGGTAAGATCACGATCAGTTACGATGACAGTGAAGCGCTGAACAGTATTTTGCAGCAGCTCAAATAA
- a CDS encoding ATP synthase subunit I, which translates to MTVGKGNRKPGVHSQKTRNQTFRLLLIQSVLCGFGSLALLLVGLEMAYSALLGGGLYLLPTAYFTHRALTFREQQTPRQALAEMYVSQIWKMGLTAAGFAAVFILIHPLNPFSLFGMFILMQIVGWIAQMNLNKRFLKL; encoded by the coding sequence ATGACAGTGGGCAAGGGGAACCGGAAACCGGGTGTCCATAGTCAGAAAACCCGCAACCAGACGTTCAGATTATTGCTGATACAGAGTGTTCTCTGTGGATTCGGCAGCCTGGCCCTGCTTCTGGTCGGCCTTGAAATGGCTTATTCGGCCCTGCTCGGAGGTGGATTGTATCTGCTGCCGACGGCTTATTTTACGCACCGTGCCCTGACGTTTCGTGAGCAACAGACTCCGAGACAGGCACTGGCAGAAATGTATGTGAGCCAAATATGGAAAATGGGACTGACGGCAGCAGGCTTTGCCGCCGTGTTTATCCTGATTCATCCCCTGAATCCATTTTCCCTATTTGGCATGTTCATCCTGATGCAGATTGTTGGCTGGATAGCTCAGATGAACCTGAATAAAAGATTCCTGAAACTTTGA
- the rsmG gene encoding 16S rRNA (guanine(527)-N(7))-methyltransferase RsmG, with protein MNQPQWEAALKKGIAGLNLQLSETQTGLLLRYLNLLVKWNKAYNLTAVRDPLEMINRHLIDSLSIVPYIDAKRLIDVGSGPGLPGIPLAICYPHLAVTTLDSNGKKTRFQLQAKAELGLENLTVVNERVENCNFEPFDQVVSRAFASLQDMINWTHQLCREDGVFLAMKGLYPVDELSDLPDGYELKACHRLAVPETEGERHLLVLGRR; from the coding sequence ATGAATCAGCCGCAGTGGGAAGCTGCACTGAAAAAAGGCATTGCCGGGCTCAACCTGCAACTTTCTGAGACACAGACCGGGCTGTTGCTGCGTTACCTGAACCTGCTGGTGAAATGGAACAAAGCGTACAACCTGACTGCTGTCCGTGACCCGCTGGAGATGATCAATCGCCATCTGATCGACAGCCTCAGCATTGTTCCCTATATCGACGCAAAACGCCTGATTGATGTGGGCAGCGGCCCGGGGCTGCCGGGGATACCGCTGGCAATCTGCTATCCGCATTTGGCGGTGACAACACTGGACAGCAACGGTAAGAAAACCCGGTTTCAGCTACAGGCAAAAGCCGAGCTGGGCCTGGAGAACTTAACGGTGGTCAACGAACGGGTTGAAAACTGCAATTTTGAACCGTTTGATCAGGTTGTATCCCGTGCATTCGCATCATTACAGGATATGATCAACTGGACCCATCAGCTTTGTCGTGAAGATGGTGTTTTTCTTGCAATGAAAGGATTGTATCCTGTGGACGAACTGTCAGATCTGCCTGACGGTTATGAACTTAAAGCCTGTCACCGTCTCGCTGTACCGGAGACAGAAGGGGAAAGGCATCTGCTAGTTTTGGGGAGACGCTAG
- the atpE gene encoding F0F1 ATP synthase subunit C — protein MEMANALVFLAAALLMGLAAIGAAVGIGNLGGKFLEGAARQPELVPLLRSQFFIVMGLVDAVPMIGVGLGMYLMFAVA, from the coding sequence ATGGAAATGGCTAACGCTTTGGTATTCCTGGCTGCTGCACTTCTGATGGGTCTGGCTGCTATTGGTGCTGCTGTAGGTATCGGTAACCTGGGTGGTAAATTCTTGGAAGGTGCTGCTCGTCAGCCTGAACTGGTGCCACTGCTGCGTTCTCAGTTCTTCATCGTAATGGGTCTGGTTGACGCGGTACCTATGATCGGTGTTGGTCTGGGTATGTACCTGATGTTCGCTGTTGCATAA
- a CDS encoding ParA family protein — protein MAKVITITNQKGGVGKTTTCVNLAASLAATKKRVLLIDLDPQGNASMGSGVDKHNLEKTVYEVLTDQVNIREAIVKNTPAGYDLIGSNGDLTAAEVELLQIPRREFRLKMALMELNDEYDFVLIDNPPSLNLLTVNALASSSGVIIPMQCEYYALEGISALIGTIDKINKRLNPSLKIEGILRTMFDPRMSLTKDVSDHLVEYFGDKVYRTVIPRNVRLAEAPSHGLPALLYDKNSRGAVAYLALAGELIRRTQLEEKEQSQEA, from the coding sequence GTGGCGAAGGTCATTACGATCACCAACCAGAAGGGAGGCGTAGGTAAAACAACTACTTGCGTCAATCTGGCTGCTTCACTGGCCGCAACAAAAAAACGGGTACTGCTGATTGATCTGGATCCTCAGGGCAATGCCAGCATGGGCAGCGGGGTTGATAAACACAACCTTGAGAAGACCGTGTATGAGGTACTTACTGATCAGGTCAACATCCGCGAAGCAATCGTCAAAAACACCCCGGCGGGCTATGACCTGATTGGCTCCAATGGTGATCTGACTGCGGCCGAGGTTGAACTGCTACAGATTCCCCGCCGCGAGTTCCGCCTGAAAATGGCGCTGATGGAACTCAATGATGAATATGATTTTGTGCTGATCGATAACCCGCCCTCGCTGAACCTGCTGACAGTCAACGCGCTGGCGTCATCCTCCGGGGTGATCATCCCGATGCAGTGTGAGTACTATGCCCTTGAGGGGATCTCAGCACTGATCGGAACCATCGACAAAATCAATAAGCGACTTAACCCCTCACTCAAAATTGAGGGGATTCTGCGTACCATGTTTGATCCGCGTATGAGCCTGACCAAAGATGTCTCCGACCATCTAGTGGAATACTTTGGCGACAAGGTGTATCGCACGGTGATCCCACGCAACGTTCGTCTGGCCGAGGCACCCAGCCATGGTCTGCCGGCGCTGCTGTACGATAAGAACTCCCGTGGTGCGGTGGCCTACCTGGCTCTGGCCGGCGAGTTGATTCGTCGTACCCAACTGGAAGAGAAAGAACAATCACAGGAAGCATAA
- the atpB gene encoding F0F1 ATP synthase subunit A → MASSDTVTSSEYISHHLTNLTFGYHEKSDSWRFVNTDPAHGEVIMPADFGFWAIHVDTMLWSVGLGVFFLWLFRSVAKKATSGVPGGTQNFIETIIEFVDDNVKGIFHHKNPVIAPLSLTIFVWIFLMNLMDLVPIDWVPYIAAQMGVGYMKIVPTTDPNATLGMAFSVFFLIIYYSIKEKGIGGFLAELSLQPMGKWMLPFNLFLEIVGLLAKPISLALRLFGNMYAGEMIFILIALLPFWAQWILSVPWAIFHILVITLQAFIFMVLTIVYLAMAHDDH, encoded by the coding sequence ATGGCTAGTAGCGACACAGTAACATCCTCAGAGTATATATCCCATCACTTGACTAACCTCACGTTTGGTTATCATGAGAAGTCAGATTCCTGGCGTTTCGTGAACACTGACCCGGCGCACGGTGAAGTCATTATGCCTGCCGATTTCGGTTTCTGGGCAATCCACGTGGATACTATGCTCTGGTCTGTTGGTCTCGGTGTGTTCTTCCTGTGGTTGTTCCGTAGCGTAGCGAAAAAAGCTACCTCCGGTGTACCGGGTGGCACCCAGAACTTTATCGAGACAATCATTGAGTTTGTTGACGATAACGTGAAAGGGATTTTCCACCATAAAAATCCGGTTATCGCACCTCTGTCTCTGACCATCTTTGTCTGGATCTTCCTGATGAACCTGATGGACCTTGTGCCAATCGACTGGGTTCCATACATCGCAGCACAGATGGGTGTGGGTTACATGAAAATTGTACCAACCACAGACCCGAATGCGACGCTGGGTATGGCGTTCAGTGTGTTCTTCCTGATCATCTACTACAGCATTAAAGAGAAAGGAATCGGTGGATTCCTGGCAGAGCTTTCACTGCAGCCAATGGGCAAGTGGATGCTGCCATTCAACCTGTTCCTTGAGATTGTAGGCCTGCTGGCTAAGCCAATCTCTCTGGCGCTTCGACTGTTCGGTAACATGTATGCGGGTGAGATGATCTTCATCCTGATCGCACTGCTACCATTCTGGGCACAGTGGATTCTGTCTGTGCCATGGGCGATCTTCCATATTCTGGTAATTACTCTTCAGGCGTTCATTTTCATGGTGCTGACAATCGTATATCTTGCGATGGCACATGATGATCACTAA
- the mnmG gene encoding tRNA uridine-5-carboxymethylaminomethyl(34) synthesis enzyme MnmG, producing the protein MDFPTRYDVIVIGGGHAGTEAALASARAGARTLLLTHNIETLGQMSCNPAIGGIGKSHLVKEIDALDGAMALATDKGGIQFRVLNSRKGPAVRATRAQADRILYKAAIRHILENQPNLEIFQQSADDLIIEGETVKGVVTQTGIRFRAESVVLTAGTFLGGVIHIGLENHSGGRAGDPPSIALAQRLRELPFRVERLKTGTPPRIDARSVDFSVMQEQPGDTPTPVMSFMGKLSDHPQQISCYITHTNERTHDILRSGLDRSPMYTGVIEGAGPRYCPSIEDKIMRFADKDQHQVFVEPEGLTTHELYPNGISTSLPFDIQLAAVRSIRGFENAHIVRPGYAIEYDFFNPQDLKHTLETRYMNGLYFAGQINGTTGYEEAGAQGLLAGANAALRALGKEQWYPRRDEAYIGVLVDDLITLGTSEPYRMFTSRAEYRLILREDNADLRLTEKGRELGLVSDERWQAFSEKREAIELEQQRLRETWIQPNSPEADALAPKLKTPLSREYNLADLLKRPELVYGDLAHLKGEGVSDQQVAEQVEIQNKYAGYIDRQKDEIEQMRRQENTALPDGFDYDQVGGLSNELKAKLKEVRPVTIAQASRIQGMTPAAISLLLVYLKKHQLAKTQGKVAS; encoded by the coding sequence GTGGATTTTCCTACCCGCTATGACGTTATTGTTATTGGTGGTGGCCATGCAGGTACTGAAGCGGCGTTAGCTTCTGCCAGGGCTGGAGCCCGTACCCTGCTGTTAACCCATAACATTGAGACTCTGGGACAGATGTCCTGCAATCCGGCGATTGGCGGAATAGGGAAGAGCCACCTGGTTAAAGAGATCGATGCACTCGATGGCGCCATGGCTCTGGCTACTGACAAAGGGGGCATACAATTCCGCGTCCTTAACTCACGCAAAGGGCCTGCAGTGAGAGCAACCCGTGCTCAGGCTGACCGCATTCTGTATAAAGCGGCTATCCGGCATATTCTCGAGAACCAGCCCAATCTGGAGATATTCCAGCAATCAGCGGATGATCTGATCATTGAAGGCGAGACCGTAAAAGGCGTTGTTACCCAGACCGGTATTCGTTTCCGTGCTGAGTCGGTCGTGCTGACCGCAGGTACTTTCCTCGGGGGTGTTATCCATATCGGGCTGGAAAATCATTCCGGTGGTCGCGCCGGAGATCCGCCATCAATCGCGCTGGCTCAGCGTCTGCGTGAACTGCCATTTCGGGTCGAGCGCCTGAAAACCGGCACGCCGCCTCGTATCGATGCCCGTAGTGTTGATTTTTCTGTGATGCAGGAACAGCCCGGTGATACACCCACACCCGTGATGTCGTTTATGGGTAAACTGAGCGATCATCCGCAACAGATCAGTTGCTATATCACCCACACCAATGAGCGGACCCACGACATACTGCGTAGTGGTCTGGATCGTTCACCGATGTATACCGGAGTGATAGAAGGGGCCGGCCCACGTTACTGCCCGTCGATCGAAGACAAGATCATGCGTTTTGCTGATAAAGATCAGCATCAGGTGTTTGTTGAACCCGAAGGTCTGACCACCCATGAACTCTATCCGAATGGCATCTCGACCAGCCTGCCGTTTGATATTCAACTGGCCGCTGTGCGTTCAATCCGCGGTTTCGAAAACGCACACATCGTCCGTCCGGGTTATGCGATCGAATATGATTTCTTCAATCCGCAGGATCTGAAACATACGCTGGAAACCCGCTATATGAACGGCCTCTACTTTGCCGGTCAGATTAACGGCACAACCGGTTATGAAGAGGCGGGGGCTCAGGGGCTGCTGGCGGGTGCGAACGCCGCCTTAAGAGCACTCGGCAAAGAGCAGTGGTATCCACGCCGTGATGAAGCCTACATCGGTGTACTGGTGGATGATCTGATCACTCTGGGAACCTCAGAGCCATACCGCATGTTTACCAGCCGGGCGGAATACCGGTTGATTCTGCGTGAAGACAACGCGGATCTGCGTCTGACTGAGAAAGGGCGTGAACTGGGGCTGGTCAGCGATGAACGCTGGCAGGCGTTCTCGGAAAAACGTGAGGCGATCGAGCTGGAACAGCAGCGTTTGCGCGAAACCTGGATTCAGCCAAATTCGCCGGAAGCCGACGCGCTGGCGCCGAAGCTGAAAACTCCGCTCTCCCGCGAATACAATCTGGCGGATCTGCTGAAACGCCCGGAACTGGTGTACGGCGATCTGGCCCATCTCAAGGGTGAGGGCGTCAGCGACCAGCAGGTGGCAGAGCAGGTTGAGATCCAGAACAAGTATGCAGGTTATATCGACCGGCAGAAGGATGAGATTGAACAGATGCGCCGGCAGGAAAACACCGCGCTGCCGGATGGGTTTGATTATGATCAGGTAGGTGGGCTGTCTAACGAGCTGAAAGCGAAGCTGAAAGAGGTTCGCCCGGTGACGATTGCTCAGGCTTCCAGAATTCAGGGAATGACCCCGGCGGCGATCTCGCTGTTGCTGGTGTACCTGAAGAAACATCAGTTGGCGAAGACACAGGGTAAGGTGGCCAGTTAA
- a CDS encoding F0F1 ATP synthase subunit B — MNINITIIGQAIAFFIFVVFCMKFVWPPITAALAERKKKIAEGLDAADRAERDLQLAQEKATENMRKGKEEAAAIIEQANKRANQIIEEAKEKALEEANRVKAAKEAELEQEVNQAREALRSQVAALALAGAEKVLEASIDEKAHAQLVEKLAAEL, encoded by the coding sequence GTGAATATCAATATCACCATCATTGGCCAGGCCATCGCTTTCTTTATCTTTGTCGTTTTCTGCATGAAATTCGTGTGGCCGCCAATCACGGCTGCACTTGCAGAGCGTAAGAAGAAGATTGCAGAAGGTCTGGACGCTGCAGACCGCGCTGAGCGTGATCTTCAGCTGGCTCAGGAAAAAGCCACTGAAAATATGCGCAAAGGCAAAGAAGAAGCAGCCGCCATCATTGAACAGGCCAACAAGCGGGCTAACCAGATTATCGAAGAAGCTAAAGAGAAAGCTCTGGAAGAAGCTAACCGCGTTAAAGCGGCTAAAGAAGCTGAACTGGAGCAGGAAGTTAACCAGGCACGCGAAGCACTGCGTTCCCAGGTAGCTGCTCTGGCTCTGGCCGGTGCTGAAAAAGTACTGGAAGCTTCTATCGATGAGAAGGCACACGCGCAGCTTGTTGAAAAACTGGCCGCTGAGCTTTAA